A DNA window from Helianthus annuus cultivar XRQ/B chromosome 15, HanXRQr2.0-SUNRISE, whole genome shotgun sequence contains the following coding sequences:
- the LOC110914056 gene encoding uncharacterized protein LOC110914056, giving the protein MALVDNRIINRQDALLGAIQGNLAYGKFMFTIYPKFALHQDSKDFDKTLSFIHQCERTDLMELGNKVFTINYLISYALTNSTHSIEYEEKENITIEDIFSEIGIVEGSKFSEPSQLQENWAIDIARNKHILGTKPRHSFAGPSLQIRESSNAEDLIRSMSERIDKYGEILKEVIGT; this is encoded by the coding sequence ATGGCCCTTGTTGATAATAGAATTATTAATAGGCAAGACGCTCTTCTGGGAGCGATACAAGGAAATTTAGCTTATGGTAAATTCATGTTTACTATTTATCCTAAATTTGCTTTACATCAAGATTCAAAAGATTTTGATAAAACTTTAAGTTTTATACACCAATGTGAAAGAACTGACCTTATGGAACTAGGAAATAAAGTTTTTACGATTAATTATTTAATTTCGTATGCTTTAACTAATAGTACTCATTCAATTGAGTATGAGGAAAAAGAAAATATAACAATTGAAGATATTTTCTCAGAAATTGGAATTGTCGAAGGAAGTAAATTTTCTGAGCCTTCacaattacaagaaaattggGCAATTGATATTGCACGAAATAAACATATTCTAGGAACAAAACCTAGACACAGTTTTGCTGGACCCTCTTTACAAATAAGAGAATCTAGTAACGCTGAAGACTTAATACGATCCATGTCTGAAAGAATAGACAAATATGGAGAAATCTTAAAAGAGGTTATTGGGACGTAA